In the Stigmatella erecta genome, one interval contains:
- a CDS encoding LysR family transcriptional regulator, whose amino-acid sequence MISPADMVLFAAVVREESFTRAARQLGLTKQTLSERIRKLEERLGVRLLERTTRRLRVTGAGATYYERCSAIAAQIDEANREVQQRQAEPTGLLRVSSPMLYGRRYLPPVISEYLARYPHARVELVLADRRVHLIEEGLDVAIHIGPLDDSSLVARKLGEGLVHFVASPRFLAKYGTPSARELRSARCIGFSAFETWEAEGVRSRIDPVLTVNDLELACEAAIAGVGIARVPAILCQDAVRDGRLKVLFGSRPAMRRPIHAIYPSRVSLPSKVRLFVDALATLTEPRGKLPSGSRRKRS is encoded by the coding sequence ATGATCTCACCCGCCGACATGGTGCTCTTCGCCGCAGTCGTCCGTGAGGAGAGCTTCACCCGGGCCGCGCGCCAGCTCGGCCTCACCAAACAGACGCTCAGCGAGCGCATCCGCAAGCTGGAGGAGCGGCTCGGGGTCCGGCTGCTGGAGCGGACGACGCGGCGCCTGCGGGTCACCGGGGCCGGAGCGACGTACTACGAGCGCTGCTCCGCCATCGCCGCGCAGATCGACGAGGCGAACCGTGAAGTGCAGCAGCGGCAGGCGGAGCCCACCGGCCTGCTTCGGGTCTCCTCGCCGATGCTCTACGGGCGGCGCTACCTGCCCCCCGTGATTTCGGAGTACCTCGCCCGCTACCCCCACGCGCGGGTGGAGCTGGTGCTGGCGGACCGCCGCGTCCACCTCATCGAAGAGGGGCTGGATGTCGCGATTCACATCGGCCCGCTCGACGACTCGTCGCTCGTGGCGCGAAAGCTCGGCGAGGGGCTGGTCCATTTCGTCGCGAGCCCCCGCTTCCTGGCGAAGTACGGCACGCCAAGCGCCCGGGAGCTCCGCTCCGCGCGCTGCATTGGCTTCAGTGCGTTCGAGACCTGGGAGGCCGAGGGGGTGAGGTCTCGAATCGATCCGGTCCTGACCGTGAATGACCTCGAGCTCGCGTGCGAGGCGGCGATCGCCGGGGTGGGCATTGCGCGCGTCCCGGCCATCCTCTGCCAGGACGCCGTCCGCGACGGCCGGTTGAAGGTCCTCTTCGGGTCCAGGCCCGCGATGCGCAGGCCCATCCACGCCATCTACCCGAGCCGGGTGAGTCTTCCCTCAAAGGTCCGGCTCTTCGTGGATGCCCTGGCCACGCTGACCGAGCCGCGGGGGAAGCTGCCCAGTGGCTCGCGGCGAAAGCGCTCGTGA
- a CDS encoding adenylosuccinate synthetase, which produces MSAGARVLVISGPMGAGKTTLAQGLVERHGALRVSTRELLLARLGGRGGDRRSLQEAGAALDRETDGRWVADSVKEFLGRQDGPPRLLIVDSVRVASQVEALRKALGSRVMHVHLSAPEQELEARYNQRRSHAVSDPERASFDEARADTTERGVEGLANAADLVLNTQRHPPEAVRIQTACLLGLYGRDVERLVDVLVGGQYGSEGKGQIASFLAPEYSVLVRVGGPNAGHRVYEEEVPYTFHQLPSGTRAAPRARVVLGPGATLSLTALHQEIADCRLEPGRLFIDSQALVIESSDVTFEEGSLRNQIASTARGVGAATARKVLRTAAHPPVRLAKDLEELKPFLAPTREVLEDTYARGGRILVEGTQGAGLSLHHGDYPYVTSRDTTASGCLAEAGIAPGRVRKTLLVCRTYPIRVQNPDGGNGTSGPMVGELSWEEIARRSGLPLDELLKQERTSTTNRQRRVSEFDWVLLRKAALLNAPTDVVLSFVDYLAASNRSARRFAQLTPEAHRLIEGIERAAQAPVSLLSTGWGSRYILDRRVW; this is translated from the coding sequence ATGTCAGCGGGAGCGCGGGTTCTGGTCATCTCGGGTCCGATGGGGGCAGGCAAGACCACGCTCGCCCAGGGACTCGTCGAGCGCCACGGAGCACTTCGTGTCAGTACCCGCGAGCTGTTGCTCGCGCGTTTGGGGGGGCGCGGCGGGGACCGGCGCTCGCTCCAGGAAGCGGGCGCGGCGCTGGATCGCGAAACGGATGGGCGCTGGGTGGCGGACAGCGTGAAGGAGTTTCTTGGGCGGCAGGACGGGCCTCCCCGTCTACTCATCGTGGACTCCGTCCGCGTCGCATCTCAGGTCGAGGCGCTGCGAAAGGCCCTGGGGTCCCGGGTGATGCATGTGCATTTATCCGCGCCAGAGCAGGAACTAGAGGCGCGGTACAATCAACGGCGCTCGCACGCGGTCTCGGATCCCGAGCGCGCCTCGTTCGACGAGGCCCGCGCCGATACTACGGAGCGCGGGGTGGAAGGGCTCGCGAATGCTGCGGACCTGGTGTTGAACACCCAGCGTCACCCCCCCGAGGCCGTGCGGATCCAGACCGCATGCCTGCTCGGGTTGTACGGCCGGGATGTGGAGCGGCTCGTCGATGTGCTGGTCGGAGGCCAGTACGGAAGTGAGGGCAAGGGGCAGATCGCCTCCTTCCTCGCGCCCGAATACAGCGTCCTGGTCCGTGTGGGGGGCCCCAATGCCGGGCACCGCGTGTACGAGGAGGAAGTGCCCTATACCTTTCACCAGCTTCCGTCGGGAACGCGGGCGGCGCCTCGGGCGCGGGTGGTGTTGGGGCCCGGCGCCACGCTCTCGCTAACGGCGCTTCATCAGGAGATCGCCGACTGCCGGCTTGAGCCGGGGAGGCTCTTCATTGATTCCCAGGCGCTCGTCATCGAGTCCTCGGACGTCACGTTCGAGGAAGGGTCCCTGCGGAATCAGATTGCGTCGACGGCACGCGGTGTGGGGGCCGCGACGGCGCGCAAGGTGCTGCGGACGGCGGCGCACCCCCCGGTCCGGCTGGCGAAGGATCTTGAGGAGCTCAAGCCTTTTCTCGCTCCCACGCGGGAGGTGCTGGAGGACACCTATGCGCGGGGGGGCAGGATCCTCGTGGAGGGGACCCAGGGGGCGGGCTTGAGCTTGCACCATGGGGATTATCCGTATGTGACTTCGCGGGACACGACGGCGAGCGGATGCCTGGCGGAGGCCGGCATTGCTCCAGGACGGGTGCGGAAGACGCTCCTGGTGTGCCGCACTTATCCCATTCGGGTGCAGAACCCCGACGGAGGCAATGGCACCTCGGGCCCCATGGTGGGAGAGCTCTCTTGGGAGGAGATCGCCCGGCGCTCGGGCTTGCCGCTGGACGAGCTGCTGAAGCAGGAGCGGACCTCGACGACGAACCGTCAGCGGAGAGTCTCCGAGTTCGACTGGGTCCTGCTGCGCAAGGCCGCCTTGCTCAACGCCCCTACGGACGTGGTGTTGTCCTTCGTGGACTATCTCGCCGCGAGCAACCGGTCCGCCCGGCGCTTCGCGCAATTGACCCCCGAGGCACACCGCCTCATTGAAGGCATCGAGCGGGCCGCTCAGGCCCCGGTGTCGCTCCTGTCCACGGGGTGGGGGAGCCGGTACATCCTCGACAGGAGGGTGTGGTGA
- a CDS encoding DUF7002 family protein → MTGIRAEAFSERFPRLFHMAEAGSWPGIQRHGLLSTSALLDLFEVRGEQRMALEARHRPESVLLQHPRHGTAVVRDQKPMNDAGLLRSLEGGLSPADWYQLLNARVFFWVSHERLAKLLHARAYRGKRQTVLTVDTARLLARHEARVLLSPINSGATKPFPARRGPDTFLPMARYPFSFWDQKRNRRHPVAELTVTHAVPDIRDFVLRVEEYVGGQPETLLFEAE, encoded by the coding sequence GTGACGGGCATCCGCGCGGAGGCCTTCTCTGAGCGCTTTCCCCGCCTCTTCCACATGGCGGAGGCAGGGAGCTGGCCGGGTATCCAGCGTCATGGACTGCTGAGCACCTCGGCGCTCCTGGATCTTTTCGAGGTGCGGGGCGAGCAGCGGATGGCATTGGAAGCACGGCATCGGCCCGAGTCCGTCCTGCTTCAGCATCCCCGGCACGGGACGGCGGTTGTTCGAGACCAGAAGCCCATGAATGACGCAGGGCTTCTGCGGAGTCTAGAAGGGGGGCTGTCTCCGGCGGACTGGTACCAGCTCCTCAACGCCCGGGTGTTCTTCTGGGTCAGCCACGAGCGGCTCGCGAAACTTCTCCATGCCCGGGCGTACCGTGGCAAGCGGCAGACGGTGTTGACGGTGGACACCGCGCGGTTGCTGGCGCGCCACGAGGCGCGCGTTCTGCTGTCCCCCATCAACAGTGGGGCGACGAAGCCGTTCCCCGCGCGACGTGGACCGGACACGTTCCTGCCGATGGCGCGGTACCCGTTCTCATTCTGGGACCAGAAGCGTAACCGCAGGCATCCGGTGGCCGAGTTGACCGTCACTCATGCTGTGCCGGACATCCGGGACTTCGTACTTCGCGTCGAGGAGTACGTGGGGGGCCAGCCAGAGACGTTGCTCTTCGAGGCGGAGTGA